TAGATTTGTCTATTTTTGCAACTGGTTTAGaatcttctttaaaaatgatacCTCAAACAAGACATCATTCTTTCTACACTGAAAGGTTTTAGTTGGTAAATACTCTTTGTATTTGAAAGTATATGTTCTGATTTTTCAGGGTGTAACATAGCTTTTGGTTAAAAATCTGGAGGTAAATTACCCTTTTACCCaaaaccttatctggagctACTATTAATATAGATTAGtcaatacacaaacatttacTGATCAATTGCAAATTTGTAATGAGTGCAAAGCTAAATTCTTCATGCTCTTTGACAAGctgtgtttttaaaaagaacattcaTTTAAGAGAATGAATATTGTTTTCCATTATTGCTGAATAAAGAAACACAAAGATATTAATCTgaactttctaaaaaaaaaaatcattaaaaagtCACTTTCACAAAACATcgtttaaacaagagatgtttgtcaaacattatgccccccctgagcgccatgttgtcaggattatatggacaattgaatgaaatatgcatggaccggaatgacagctgatttgttgctgttttaagattatgaccattaaagtgtgaggataaagtgtgttatgctgtcatgacctttgactctatgaactcaaaatccagagtcatcagctggtcaccagaaacctaaatgtcaagtttgagggccatgggtgcaggcattgtcaagttatcacaagacaagtttttttcgttcaaggtcactgtgaccttgacctttgacccgaggaccccttaaatcataaggggtcatctacaagtcagatgcaactccaagtcaagtttgaaggccatgggttcaggcattgttgagttatcactcggacaaccttttaccattcaagatcactgtgaccttgaccgttggctctatgaatcctaaaatcaataagggtgatctactggtcaggcttaacatccatgtcaagtttaatgatcataggttcaggcattgttgagatatcagtgggggaagatttgttaacttttttgcattaaaggttactgtgacattgaccttggcctgatgacccccatagtcgataggggtcatcttctgggcaggcccaaccttcatgtcaagtttgatgaccataggtccaagaattgttgagtttgctttcaatgtcactgtgaccttgacctttgacccctaaaatcataaggggtcatctactggtcaggcccaacctccatgtcaagtttgagggccatgggtgcaggcattgttgagttatcacttggacaaccttttatcattcaaggtcactgtgaccttgacctttggcccaatgacccctaaaactagaactgtaagccataggctaacgaataccccccacccctccatgtctaggttgtttgccctggagttaggccggacaaagctaattttgcctaaaaggggagataactccagtcagggtcatgtgacctgtaccaaattcacagaggcgaaagtttacaacatggccattaatttctgaaagtttgataaagatttgttgaataataacaaagatgaatcccggacagggcttattttgcctactttaacacatcaaggggaggtaactctggtcagggtcatgtgacccgtaccaatttcacagaggcgcaagtttacatcatggccattaatatctgaaagtttgaaaaagatttgttcaataacgacaaagatgaatcccggacaaaaaaaaaacggacggacagacggacagacagacggacaacccgattccagtataccccccccaaactttgttttggggggtataattaatagggacaatcttctggccaggctcaacctccaaatcaagtttgagggccatgggtgcagccattgtcaagtaatcactcggataaccttttaccattccaggtcactgtgaccttgacctttggcccaatgaccccttaaatcaatagggaccatcttctggccaggcccaacctccaagtcaagtttgagggccatgggtgcaggcattgttgaattatcaatcggacatccttttaccattcaaggtcactgtgaccttgacctttggcccaatgacccccaaaaacaataggggtcatctactggtcaggcccaacctccaagtcaagtttgagggccatgggtgcaggcattgttgagttatcaatcagacaaccttttaccattcaaggtcactgtgaccttgacctttggcccaatgacccccaaaaacaataggggtcatctactggtcaggcccaacctccatgtcaagtttgagggccatgggtgcaggcattgttgagttatcactcgaacaaccttttaccattcaaggtcactgtgaccttgacctttgacccattgagaccaaaaaacaataggggtcagctactggtcaggcctaacctccaagtcaagtttgagggccatgggtgcaggcattgtcacgttatcactcggacaaccttttaccattcaaggtcactgtgaccttgacctttggcctgaagacccccaaaaacaataagggtcatctactggtcagacccaacctccatgtcaagtttgagggccatgggtgcaggcattgttgagttatcactcggacaagctttaaaattattttaccattaaaggtcactctgaccttgacctttgacccgattacccccaaaatcaataggggtcatctactggtcaggcccaaccttcattagaagtttgatgaccatcatccaggaattgtcgagttatcactcggacaagctttggtctaccgacggaccgaccgacataccgacatgcctgtgcaaagcaatatacccccttcttcgaaggggggcataataaatctttaaaagaTGTTCTTTTTAGATCTCTACAAAAGAGGAACCTATGACATACCAGATCAAACTTGTAGTTGTTGGAATTATCTGCCTCCGCCACAAAAATGATCTCCTGCTTAGACTCGGCGTTAGTGAGTCTCACAAATGTCTGGTGTGCGGGAAAAGCTGAGCCCGACATCTTGTCCTTCAGCAAGAACTTCATGATCACCTTCTGGTGGAAGTCAGCCTCCAGGGCTGCGCCAACACGGCCTGGGTGTTGAACCctgaaaaagaaattgtcaGGTTTTTTTACTCAGTAATACAAACTGTGACAAGCAGAAATAAGActaattgttaaatttaaattacaaaatggaACGCTTTGGGCATCTTGTGAACTTTATTTCACATGAAAAGAAACTTAATGACCATGGATCAAATAAAGTCAAACCATGGTCACTGCTAATCTAAGGCCTTAGATATTAGTTTATATACTAACATAGCATGCTGTCACTAACGCTTAACTAATGTAACGGGTATAACCCACCAACAGTTCTGGTGCTGTACCATGAAAAGATATTAATAggtttttctttaataaaacgtGTGCAGCAAACTCAGGAGGTTGGCGCCCAGTATAataattaaagatatttataagtttttctttaataaaacgtGTGCAGCAAACTCGGGAGGTTGGTGCCGAGTATAataattaaagatatttataggtttttctttaataaaacgtGTGCAGCAAACTCGGGAGGTTGGCGCCCAGTATAataattaaagatatttataggtttttcttatataaaacgtGTGCAGCAAACTCGGGAGGTTGGCGCCCagtataataatttaaaaaaattgtttattctaAACTGAGAATGGATAGTCTGAAGCATAGACAACAATAGCTTTGAGAAATAGTATAAATGAACAGCTACAAAAAGTAggtatttattttcagttcatGAAGTTTAACTCACCGTGTAGGTTTAGGTGCCACCACCTGGTCCCTGTCTGCCACACCGATTTCCACATTCTCCAGGGAGACCTGGGTTGTGACCTTGACAGTTACCGATGCACCAGTCACCCCCAGCAACCGTGAGTCAGCCTTGGCTGGGGCAACACTGATAGCAACGTTGTAGAAGCCACTGGATGGCTTGTTAGCCATAAAGTCCATCTCAAACAAGGCACTGAAGATTAAAgagaaatgtaaaataaaaatcaatcctAAAACTCAAGAAGGTGCACACTAGAGATTGATATTGATTAAtaatacctttttatttaaattgttggAAACAAAGTTCCCAAGATTctatacaataattatttttacttttagaGTTAGAAATATGTGACAAACTTGTTAACATGTTCCCTTACTCATCAGAAGTAGCCTTAAATGGTTTCTTGCTGATGACGACAGACTGGTCTCCAAGGTTTTTGGCACTGTCTGCGGTCACTGTCATCTTGCCCAAGCTACCACCCATGATGTTTGAAACACGAACCTGCAGAATACAACAATATTGTGGTTTACTTTCTTATGGACAAGTTCCCaagaatttatatttaactcaTAAACCGAAATAAAAAAGGCTGGGGTCAAGGGCCTTACCACACCTGGTATCTTGCAACTTTAGTACACAGGTCTTATGTGATTATCTTCAACAGCTTTTGGTATGGCCAAGACTTAAGTTTTTGGAAGGCAATGCCTAGGATAGCGGAGCTATTGCAATATCTTGAcctttttctaaaaaacaacaacaaacagacagacaagcTTAATACTAAACTTTATTTCTCAGGTAACAGAAAGCTTTCACAACATGTTGGAGTCACCATCTTACCTGGACTGTTGGTTTCGACTGGCTGACAGACACGGGGCTCGCCAAGGTTACAGCTACAGGAATATGGTACTGAAAGTGATAATATGGTTCATTGTTAGttcatgtacatattttaagGGCCCAGGGCCGAACAGACTAACTCCATTTAAATTAGTAGTAGGAGTAATGTCTGTCTTGCGATAAATTGTTCATCTATTTGAATTTGCATATAATTAGaacaatatagaaaaaaacaagagctgtcacagtatgtgacgagtGCCCCCGaatatgacattgacctacgaacaaggtcagtacatgaaaagttgatcttgcctttacgtgtcaaatacatatggcaagttattttaaattgcctctggacatataaaaaataccacccatacttgacaacctacactgttatgtccttatattcagaattcccttgtgaataaacactaagtgtatctttcaccttagaggtagggacatgggtcttgcacacgacacgtcgtcttcgtatgtggaacacatgtggcaagttattttaaaatctgtccatacaagagaaagttacagcccggacacgacaacctatgccctatgtccttgtatgcagcactccattgtgaataaacactaagtgtgaccttgacctttgaggtagggacacgggtcttgcacgcgacacgtcatcttggtatgtggaacacatgtggcaagtcattttaaaatctgtccatacaagggaaagttacagcccggacacgacaacctatactctatgtccttatatgcagcactccattgtgaataaacactatgtgtgaccttgacctttgaggcagggacacgggtcttgcacgcaacacgtcgtcttggtatgtggaacacatatggcaagttattttaaaatctgtccatacaagggaaagttacagcccggacacgacaacctatactctatgtccttatatgcagcactccattgtaaataaacactaagtgtgactttgaactttgaggcagggacacgggtcttgcacgcgacacgtcgtcttggtatgtggaacacatgtggcaagttattttaaaatctgtccatacaagggaaagttacagcccggacacgacaacctatactctatgtccttatatgcagcactccattgtaaataaacactaagtgtgaccttgacctttgaggcagggacacgggtcttgcacgcgacacgtcgtcttggtatgtggaacacatgtggcaagttatttcaaaatctgtccatacaagagaaagttacagcccagacacgacaacctatactctatgtccttatatgcagcgctccattgtgaataaacactaagtgtgaccttgacctttgaggtagggacacgggtcttgcacgcgacatgtcgtcttggtatgtgaaacacatgtggcaagttattttaaaatctgtccatacaagggaaagttacagcccggacacgacaacctatactctatgtccttatatgcagcactccattgtgaataaacacaaagtgtgaccttgacctttgagttacggacacgggtcttgcacgcgacacgtcgtcttggtatgtggtacacatgtggcaagttattttaaaatctgtctatacaagagaaagttacagcccggacacgacaacctatactctatgtccttatacgcagcactccattgtgaataaacacttaagtgtgaccttgacctttgtggtagggacacgagtcttgcacgcgacacgtcgtcttggtatgtggaacacatgtggcaagttattttaaaatctgtccatacaagggaaaattacagagccggacggacggacggacagacggtgcaattttaatatgcccacctttgggggcataaaaattaaaCAGGTACAGGGTTCTAACTTAAGAGTGAAAAGTGAGAGTCCCAAAGGCCCATTCAAGAGAATAAATGTGAGTTGCAGGTGTCTCTATTTCTTACATTTGTAAAAACAGTGAGGCAAGATTTAAGTCTGAAAAATGAAGCTATTTTAAAAAGGCTAAATTGGAAAAATTATCGAAATCATGCCATGTGTTGATAATACAACTTATCTTCCATTATTGCATGCATCTATAACCAATTCAACACATTTAAGCAATCAATTTTGCCAAAAACAGACCTTGTTAGTGGTAAGGATGGAGACAGCTGCCAGGAGTTTGTAGGCGGACTTCAGTTGGTGGACATGTTTACGGCTCAGCAAATAGTTGGCAAACTTCAACACTTTATCCTGaaacataatacacatacatgaaGATCTTCAATGGtttaccatgttttttttatcaaatatatgtttctaAACTTTCATTGTCACTGTACGAGGCATACAGAtgacaaataacaacaaaatgtatCATCACGTTATACAACTGTTCTATTTATTTGACCAAAAATATGAGTAAAACTTCTACATCGTTGAATGATAGAGTTAAAGAAATTTTCATTTGTAACCCTATCACGTTTAAATAAAGTCTGTAAAATAATCAAGTTCTCATTTTTTCCTTGCCAAGTTAAGAAAGAATATACCTTTAATTGCCAAAAGTAATAAATGAATGAGAGTATCTACCTGAGAAATAACCGGAGCCTTGTTGGCCTTGGCAGATAATTTGTAGGCCCCTTCTACCACTGAAGCTGTCACGAATAAACCACCTTCGTACTGAAAGGACAACAATTAATCATGATGAGTTCATCATATTTCAGAAGAAAATGAATCAGCACTGCCCACACCCAAATACTTCCAAATACTAAAATGGATTgcaaacattaatttatatataaaagaacaatataacaatacagattataagtatcatatatgcattaattttttttaaagcaatgacTTGTCAATTAGAGCTCGCTTTTTGACACCTGCAtcacttttaaaacattaaaatacgAGTACATACAATCCTCACAATGTAGATGTGATAAATAAGTTTTCTGCCTAAACGTTCATGTAAGTCAGATTGTATCATCAATGCATGAATTTCCACGCACATACCTGAAGATATTTATcatccacttcatcggcttgaGCTACAATGTCTTCTATCAGGTCAAAGTATCTGTTCACATCAGCCCCTCCTATCTCTGACACAATGTTGAAGGCAAAGCCATGGCTGCAAGAGAAAAGgtataatgatttatatatcataattcAACATGTCTTCTATTGAGTTGAAGTATTTATAGACATCATCTATCTCAGACACAAAGATCGAGGTAGAGAGCCATCACTGCAAGAGAAAATATGCAAACTCATAATTAAACATAGTTTGGTcgataatgtttttatgaagactatgtatttttaaatgaagtCAGAGAAGTTTGgctaagaaataaaataacctcaaaactgaaatttaaattgttcacTTTAACAAGAATGAAAGaattcaaaaaaagaaagatttatTCATGTCATAATTCCAATGAACCAAAATATTACCCTACTATCTAGTCAAGCATGGAATTGCGTCATTTTAcaattgtcaattttattattaactaactaaacaattttgatatttaaaactttactcctaaattctaaacaaatgaaatcTCTGTTAAATCTTAAAGATTAGTATCTTGGCCTAAAAATCTCAAAGATTGGTTTTATCGGCTTACCTCATGGGGCTGTCATCTTTCTTCAAGGCTTCAGTCAAAGCTGCTGTAACTTTGCCATTATCAACTGAAATTGGCATAAAtcataagaaaaaaatctaaaaaactTTCAATGTTTAATATGAACTTTTTTACACAGTTTATGCTGTAAACTTTTGTAATTTGAAACACAAGCTTGATACTTAAACAGACTTGACACCAGATTATGCCATGGCAAGAAGagacttacataaaattgatatcattgtgtacaatgcatCGATTTTAACTTATTGGTGTATCACATTTATTTggtttgtctaccacataaatTCCAGTATTTGTATCTGTACTCATCACATGTCTTTCACATGCTATTTGAGGccatctggtgtcaagtcccATAAATGTCAATCATAAGCATAATCTGATTGTCTTTCCGTTAGTTTAATGataattacatattattttaaagaaaaatttaACCCTTTACCTATTTGCTAAAGTATTATTTTGTAGTTTGAAAGACAGTCACATGGACTTGATCATTACTTCAGTcgaacatttaatttaataactcACCAGTCAGTCCCAAATTTTTAAGGGCAAAGAATGAGAAGTAGATATCAGCAACGCTGGAATCCTGAGAGATAGCATCCCCAAGCAGTTTCTGGGCACTGCCAGGTGCCAGCTTACAGTTACTCAGCGCTTTTGCTGCTGTTGAAGCGTGGAACCAGGAAGCCACACTGTTGGTGTCAACACTGGATGTTACACTTTTACACACCTCCTGAAAAGAAACAGATATTGCTATAAAGCATAGTATTTCAATGTACACAATTCCCTCATTATGACAAAGATGGAGACATGCCAATGGttaactttatttcaaaatcgaGCAAAAACTAAATGCaatacttttaatcatgtaatagaatttcaaataattatttaagaatacaAATTACAAACCTGCTCCTTTGCAATTGTTGCTCCGAGCAGCTTAAGACCAAGTATAGAATAATGTGCATTTGCGGCATCTGTGAACGGTTGTGCTGCTTCAAACACTGATCGCAGACGATCTCTGTCCACAGTTGTCAGAAAAGTGGATGGTGTCAAAGCCTGTCCGACAACCGCTACTGCGAACAAGTACAGAATTGATGTTcctgaaataaaatgacataaaaaaaaaaaatcaatcacaAATTCTAACATGTGTAGGACACTCGTTTACATCCGTTGATAGACATGACACATTACAAAACGACTTATTAGTtggatgaaattaaaaaaacacgtGCCGACGTGGCATCTTTAAAAGCCGAGCCGGCCAGACGCATCGTGTAACAATGGTGAAAGTAAGTGACAACAAGTAAGTATATTAGTTGCATACAATAAACGCAACTTTAATTCAACCTAAACGATAATAATTGATCGTATGTTATCTTTCAGACATGgaataaaatgcaaaactttCCGCATAAAACACGACACTTACCCTTCGCCATTTTTACAGGTCACTTCCGGTTCACATACGGAACTTTAGAAAAATATACACTATGAAATCTGCAAAAGTGACTCgaattaattatttacaaaataatatattataggttttaaattttcttaatgtgttaatgtttttattccTATCTAAGAgtagtttttgtattttcaaccTTACGATCTGAAGAATATTTTACTTGTTGGATTCACTGAAGTGTGAACTTTTCTGAAGGTTGCATTACACTAacaattaattattgttataaacctgtaaatatctattaaatCAATGCCAAATCTAATATTGATTAAACTGACATGTCATGTCATATATTGTTGTTATCGTGAAAATAATTAGAAATTTTGTTTATCTCTATTTTGCACATACTGTATGACATATTTGCGacaaaaatctttttaaactaaAGTACAAACTTGAACTACTTATTAAAATTTTCTCtttatgtttgaataattttttGTTGTAGACATAACAATGTCACTACCAACAACACCAGGGTCACCGCCAGGGGCAAAGGAGAGCGGAACTCTACAGACATACTTCCAGGCCCTAGGACAATTTGCGTATGACAAGGCAAAGGAATTAATGGTgtgaaataacaaattattttattttatttggacatacatatatttacagcaCTACTTGGCGTATTTTGGCTTAAATTATGTGTACTCATATCTATGCAGGTTCTGGTGATGCACCATGGACCTTTTTAACTAGATTGGTGGAGTTGCATTT
This genomic stretch from Mya arenaria isolate MELC-2E11 chromosome 10, ASM2691426v1 harbors:
- the LOC128205867 gene encoding dolichyl-diphosphooligosaccharide--protein glycosyltransferase subunit 2-like, with translation MAKGTSILYLFAVAVVGQALTPSTFLTTVDRDRLRSVFEAAQPFTDAANAHYSILGLKLLGATIAKEQEVCKSVTSSVDTNSVASWFHASTAAKALSNCKLAPGSAQKLLGDAISQDSSVADIYFSFFALKNLGLTVDNGKVTAALTEALKKDDSPMSHGFAFNIVSEIGGADVNRYFDLIEDIVAQADEVDDKYLQYEGGLFVTASVVEGAYKLSAKANKAPVISQDKVLKFANYLLSRKHVHQLKSAYKLLAAVSILTTNKYHIPVAVTLASPVSVSQSKPTVQVRVSNIMGGSLGKMTVTADSAKNLGDQSVVISKKPFKATSDDALFEMDFMANKPSSGFYNVAISVAPAKADSRLLGVTGASVTVKVTTQVSLENVEIGVADRDQVVAPKPTRVQHPGRVGAALEADFHQKVIMKFLLKDKMSGSAFPAHQTFVRLTNAESKQEIIFVAEADNSNNYKFDLNVGSSAKDFGYKSGKYSLELVIGDAVIENPIAWNLADLQLTFPAAPGKAEKQDQYAKKPEIKHLFREPEKRPSQTVSMAFTLLVLVPFAVLFLCWMKVGVNISNFPFSVSAIGFHVCLAAVFGLYYCYWTHLNMFQTLRYLGLLGVPTFIFGNRMLSAIAARRKGEKSS